TCTCTCTCAACTCACTTCACATAAGCCCTATTTTCTCTGACATTTGTACTCGTTGAGTTTCAATCCAGAACGCTAATATCTGTTAAACTGCAAGATTTTGCTGGAGGGTGTTTTCCAAGTGTCGCCAAATCACTGAAAATCTTGTCAAAATCTGAACTTTCTTTCGTGATATTTTCGTGTTATGGCATCTTCAATGCTGAATGGAGCCGAACACCTCACGCTTCTCAGAGGTATAAGCCCAAAGGGGTTAGGATTCTTGGGGTCTGATTTGCACGGGAGGGGTATTCCCAAGTTGGCTTTAATCTCCAAACCTAGGACCATAAAGTCATTGAAATGCAGTTTGTCAGAGTCTAGGCCGGCTTCGCAGCCCAGATTCATTCAACACAAAAAGGAGGCGTTTTGGTTTTATAGATTTCTGTCAATTGTGTATGACCATGTTATAAACCCTGGTCACTGGACTGAGGACATGAGAGATGATGCTCTTGAGCCTGCCGACCTCAGTGACAGGAATATGATAGTTGTTGATGTTGGTGGTGGCACTGGTTTTACCACTCTTGGAATTGTTAAACATGTGGATGCTAAGAATGTTACAATTCTTGATCAATCTCCACATCAGCTAGCTAAAGCTAAGCAGAAGGAGCCATTGAAGGACTGTAAGATTATTGAGGGCGATGCAGAAGACTTACCATTTCCTACCGATTATGCTGATAGATATGTATCTGCTGGGAGGTATATTTAAACTCTTTCAGTTGCTGATTTATCTGCTTTTCTTGTTTACTTGATATTTGTGAAATTGTCAAATATTTACAA
Above is a genomic segment from Mangifera indica cultivar Alphonso chromosome 3, CATAS_Mindica_2.1, whole genome shotgun sequence containing:
- the LOC123212063 gene encoding 2-methyl-6-phytyl-1,4-hydroquinone methyltransferase, chloroplastic, with the protein product MASSMLNGAEHLTLLRGISPKGLGFLGSDLHGRGIPKLALISKPRTIKSLKCSLSESRPASQPRFIQHKKEAFWFYRFLSIVYDHVINPGHWTEDMRDDALEPADLSDRNMIVVDVGGGTGFTTLGIVKHVDAKNVTILDQSPHQLAKAKQKEPLKDCKIIEGDAEDLPFPTDYADRYVSAGSIEYWPDPQRGIKEAYRVLKLGGKACLIGPVYPTFWLSRFFADVWMLFPKEEEYIEWFEKAGFKDVQLKRIGPKWYRGVRRHGLIMGCSVTGVKPASGDSPLQLGPKAEDVSKPVNPFVFSLRFILGAMAATYFVLVPIYMWLKDQIVPKGQPI